The genomic segment GCCTCATGGTCTACCAGAAGGCAGCTATGAGATCTGCAATTAACATCCTCTTAGCGAGCCTGGCTTTTGCAGACatgctgctggcagtgctgaACATGCCTTTTGCTTTGATAACAATCATAACCACTCAGTGGATTTTTGGGGATATATTCTGCAGAGTCTCTGCCATGTTCTTCTGGCTTTTTGTCATAGAGGGGGTAGCCATTCTTCTTATTATTAGCATCGACCGATTTCTTATCATAGTTCAGAGGCAAGATAAACTGAACCCTTACCGTGCAAAGGTTCTCATTGTGATTTCCTGGGCGACGTCctttgttgttgcttttccaTTGTCAGTAGGGAATCCTAATCTGCAGATACCCTCGAGAGCACCTCAGTGTGTTTTTGGCTACTCTACAAGCCCAGGTTACCGAGCCTATGTGATAGTTATCTTgctcatttccttttttattccaTTCCTGATGATGCTGTATTCTTTTATGGGCATACTCAACACCGTCCGCCACAATGCAGTTCGTATCCACAGCCACCCTGATAGCATATGCCTCAGCCAGGCCAGCAAACTTGGTCTCATGAGCTTACAGAGACCTTTTCAGATCAATATTGATATGAGCTTTAAAACTCGTGCCTTCACAACCATCTTGATTTTGTTCCTTGTCTTCATAGTCTGTTGGGCACCCTTCACCACTTACAGCCTTATTGCCACATTCAACAGCCACTTCTACTACAAGCACAACTTTTTTGAGATAAGCACTTGGCTCCTTTGGCTCTGCTACCTCAAGTCTGCACTGAACCCACTGATTTACTACTGGAGGATTAAGAAGTTTCACGATGCGTGCTTGGACTTGATGCCCAAATACTTCAAGTTTTTGCCACAGCTACCTGGCCATAGGAAGCGGCGCATCCGACCCAGCGCCATCTACGTGTGCGGGGAGCATCGCTCGGTCGTGTGAAGCTGCACTTGTTTGATGGTGATCCTTGTGTGCTGGGATGATTTGTTTCATAGGCTTCAGGTcgagttttgttttgttccataTGGCATCTTCAGCGTGGCCATATTTTATAACTTGACTACATTTTCCCGGTTCTTTGTGCAATTTTGGGAGGCGAGACGGAGGGAAGGTGATTCGGTTGTAAGTTGAGTTTACTACCAGAATACAATGtaaacaaaataacaaatgttACCTCTAGGATTCCATGGAAATCcattcttttaaatgaaaactacaTTTGTAACGTTTTGTCAGGTTTATGCTTACTAGGCCTGCGATTGCATCTAATTGTAGGCACTTTTTATGCTGCTAAGATACGGTATATTTAGTTGGTGTAATATTCCTGAGAAATATTGCTGCTGTCTGCAAATATTAGAGCCAAAATAATCTCATGAGATTACTTATTTAATTAACAGTTTCTCAGTTTTCATTGTGACACcagaaaatttcttttcttcttttattttgatACTTCCATTCATATTTTGTGCACTTTACAAAATTCACTATGGAATTTGTTCATTGGAGTATTTTGTTCTGTATTGAAAGGGGTATTcttcttattattattatttgttccTTTGGTGAATTTCAATGAAAGACACATGTTAGCTCCAGGAGGGCAATTTCTGTTGGTATAGCTACAGATACAGTCACAGATTTGCTGGTTTTCTACCAATTGATCAAAAATAACTGCACAGTTATCAGCGGAGTTGGAAGGACAAAATGGAGTaacaaaagggagaaaaaagcaatgaaaatacCATGTCCCAAGGTCTGGGCTAACACAAGATGTAGAAAAATAGAGTTCATGTGAAAATTGTCACAGAGGAAAGGGCAGCTATAGTTGTGACTTTAGGCTATTACAAGCTGTCCAAACCTGCTGGGATGCCTGAAGCCTAACTGAAAATACAACTTTGGACCTACAATTTGAACTGTGTTAGGGTATAGTGCTGTCTCTACTTGAGCTTGTATAAGGCTAGATGTGCTTTGCACTGCTGAAATCATACTGTCAGACATTGGTTGAGGTAGAATTGCAAATAATAAACCAGCAAACAAATGGCACATGAGTCATAGTTAAAGCTGGGATTTAGTCTGCATAGTGATGACTTTGGAAAAAATCCTcaacttgtttcttttccagtttaagTATTAGACCAAAACCATAAACTGGTAATAATTAATaacagctgagctgcagggttTGCTGGGGATGTAAGTTCAATTCCCCTTTTCCCTCTAATATTACTTGGCATTGAtttgtttggttgatttttGTTGCCCCTTTTCCTCTGTAGTTCCTGCTGCCTCAAGGGATTACTCTGCTGTTCTCATCTGTTAGGCATcatctcctctccctgaaaTGCCAAACTACCTTTCTGATTAATGTTAGACTGTCTTGGTACCTgccaggaaagcagaaaggcaaagGTTTTCCTTGATTGATAGCAATCCAGACTCagatattttggggttttgtttttaatcagcTAAATAATTTTACTTCCCTCATGTGAAATGTTTAAGACATAGGTTTGAGCTTTGAAGTGAGATCCCTGCTTGCCCTGAGACTGGGTAAGAATGCCCGCAGAACTGTGCATCCTTGCAGTGGGCTTTTGTGGAGATGCCTGTGAGCTACTCCAAGATGATTCATGTACAATAAACAGGACTAGTTTTGAGCTTCTTTGGTTTCCATCTCTCAGTACCCCAAAGCACGTGGACCTCTGTTGGGTTTGTACCTGAGGAGCAAATAACAGcaatttaatctcttttttctccACGTAGGACAAGGCATTTCTGTACACATACCAGTGTGTGGAGGCTGACTAGATATTTACACCCCAGATTTTATTTAGGTCTTCAATGAAAAACTAATTTAACAGTTATCTCTCTTCTTCTCATCAACAACTACCAATAAAAATGTTGACTATTGAAATTTTACCATATAAAGGAACAATTTTGAATTAAGCTGCTAGCTGAGGTTGTAGGTTCAATGTAAAGGTACCCAGGCAGTGGTGACATTGATGGCTGTGCTTTCCATTCCTCATCAACTTCACTGATGATGGTACAGACTTTTGTGATCAAAATGACAGACAATAAAAGGATTCTACTGTAAAACAGAATGGTTTAGTGTGTCTTTGCAGTACAGCTTTTACTTCTCAATTACATTTACATCGATAGCAGAAGTTTATGACCTGGTTAGTAtggattttctgtttcagagctgTCATGCCTGTTTATCTCTGAAAGCATCAAAATTGTTCTTAGAGCTGCTGTAACAGAGTGAGTGCATATTAAGATGGCAGGAACAGGTACTTTTGCTGTCTTCCAGAGCTATAATGTAAAAGGTTTGAATGAATGTTGTAAAACATGGTAAttcaagaaggaaagaagatgagtAATACAGGAAAGTTAGTGAAATTACTTCCttgaagggggaggaaaaaacattttgtgtggATTGCATAATCTGTGTCACCTACTGGCTGTGAAGTTGATTCTGCAAACATCACAGAAAGTTAATTTATCTTGTAGTGTTTGTTTACTCCGACTGTAACAGGCTTTCAGCACAGAGCTAGGTCTGCTCATACTTGGAGGAAACAAACCTGAGTTGTGCTGCCCAAATTCAGAGGTGACTTACATGGTGGTACAGTATTCACTTACCAGCTTTTAGAGGTGATCAAAGCattcagtgaaaagaaagagtgTTCAACAAGAAACGAAGCGGCACAGAAATATCCCCCAGGGTAAATGTGTGTTTACAGAACCATTTGGGCTATTATGTCTAATATACTGTCTTTAGAGCAGTGCCTTGATCATTGCAGCTAAAGTCCTAGGACCAAGTTGAAGATTGCTAAACTGCTCAGTCTTACTATCTGTGATCCTGCCAAGGTGAGCATAACCTTGCTAATGTTTGTAATGGTAAAACACATCTGTGTTGGAAAGATTTGGGCTACTAGGGCATTTTTGTGGGCTTGACCTTAACCAAGACCAaggattttaaaaactgaaatggaTCCTTCTTGATTCTACTGAGGAATtacaattttcttcctttccagaaaTGACACTCTTTACTAAACTGTTATTCCCTCATGTTACATTTTCAGAACCCTTTGTTATGGAGAATTGAAATGAATGTATTTTGAATTATGTTGCAGTGTAATTCATTCTGTCAAGGCATGCTGCTTACACAAGCCTCATTTGTACCAACCTATTGCTAAAATGATTCTTTTGTACTCAAGAGTTGTGTATTTTTGACATTTCTTGTTActcatgtaaaaatatttatgtatatagAGAAGAAAATTGGTTTGCCTCTTACTGCTTtctgttactgtttttttttcacttgtatgCTTAAtgatttcatattttcttttatctggGCATATGCATAAGCAACTATAAAAGGTCTTTCTGCAGCTGTTTGAGATTTAATTCTCAAATCATTCAACAATGCCCTCCTTGAAAGGGATTTtgatttcctccttttttttgtgtgtgtgtgagaaataaaaattcagagCACAAGTTTGTTGTGGTTGGAATGGTGGGAAATTTAAGTCTAGttttccaggagctgctgctttgctgttaGGAACTGATTTGATCCTCTTTCTGTTTTTGAGAAGTACTCATTTTCTTATGTGGAGAAACCTTGAattactgttttaaaacaagCTGTTAAATACAGTGGTGTTGTCTTTTCTGTACATGTTACACCTATGAGAATACccgaggcaaaaaaaaaaaccattctcCAAAACTGTAGCAGAAGGCTTTAGAATTGCTGTCTTTACATTTACAGGTTCCTTGGATTTGATGTTCAGCTTCATAGCTTCAGACAActttatctattttttaaataaccaaGATTGTTGACCTGATTTTAATGGTTTTATTTAAGCCAAAATGTTTCTGGAGTAAAGAATTTACGGTATGCTCTTTTCTGAGACATACATTAGGTTAGAGGTGTGTCAGTATATCTTAAATGAAATAATATCCAGcaaaaaaagcctaaaaaaaagccattttcctAAAAATCCTACCTAAACTGGTTCTGGTGCTTTTTAGCTGAGGAATTATGGTTGTTTTATTGtgcaataaataaaacaggCAGTGGTACTGCACAGCATGCTTCATTTCAACTCAAGACAATGACTTCTGTTATTTAAgtgctgtgtgtttgtgtgggaTGGATTGTTCCCTGTATTAATATAAGGGAAGTTTTTTCAGCTTGCTAATGATTTAGCAGAACTGCTGATGGAACTTCCTTATATGATAGAGTCAAGGCATGTCCCTAAAGAGGGGATGGATATTTCAGTTTGCTTGGGAATGGCTTTACTCAGCTGCCCACATGCCTGATTTTGAGAATCCTTTCGTGTACATCTGCAACAACCACTTTTTCCTCCTGTCCCCTATCCTGGTTCCCTCCACCTCCTTGAGGCAGCGCCTTCTGCACCCCTGTATTACAGCTGGTACAGTGGTGACAGGAGACACTGGCAGCAGGAGGTAGAGGTGCTGGAGAAGCTGTGTAGCTGGCAAGCCTCTTTCACCTAgttctgctccctcccagcttgaTTACAGGCTGtcagggacctcaaaagatcatccagtgcaacccccctgccagagcaggaccatctagagtaggtcacacaggaacttgtccaggtgggtttggaatgtttccagagaaggaaactccacaacccatctgggcagcctgttccagacTGAGTTTTACTACCTTTGGTCATCAGATGAGGGCTGTCAGGGACAAGTTCTTACAGGAGTACATGTATTTGCCTTTAGTGCTTATGCACAAGTGTCATTTTATCCCTGATGGTGTTACACATTTTATTGCACCCCTATGTTTTGCCAGTAGCCACAACAGCATATAGCCCATCATGGCTGAATAAGAATCTTTTAGTTGACCTCTGTCCCTGTGAGTGCTCTGGGCACAGGATCTGCCAGCGAATATGCACTAGAACAAAAGTTTCCTGCAGCTTGTTCTCAAACAAAAACAGCATTCATGGAGGCAATCACAACTGTGCTCAGGGATGAGGGTGGTGGGAAAAGAGCTGTGGGTTGGTGACTGCACTGCATGGTGGAGGAGAATGAGTTGTAGTGGTTGATGGTTCTTAAGTTCCCCTTAAGGTGCtgaagtttgtttttaaaatgaaattatggaTACTTCATGCTCTGAATATGGGGTCGTGTTGTTTTACTTGATTGTGTGACTGTGGATGCGACTTAATACCAAATCACTAGCAGTAATGCAGGTAAGTGGCATAGTATTCATAAATACCCAAGTAGAATGTGTTTCTCTTTTATTACCTTGTCTAAATAACCTGCTTTGCTGGTGTGTGGGTGCAGAACATAGCAATAATGAGACACACTCCTTGTTTAATTGGTGCTCTGCCTTGAATAGATTACTGCAATTCAAACCTCTGTGGTTGacctgaaataaaattaagccTTTTCAACTAACATGAGTAGGAATTCCACTAACACTCCCCTGTCTGTTAAAAGAGAAGGCCTAGTGAAATAAATTACAGTAATTCCTCCTAGGGTCACTTAATCTGATCTCCAAAGGGGATGTAATCATAGCTGTGATAAATTTTACAGTGACTCCCGATTTACTTGGCCTAGGCTGTGTATCAAAGACAAAAGGAGGCATTTTAGTGGTGAGGATATTGCCTAAACACCTGGGAAGCCATTGAAGCTTTCAGGAAAATCTCAGTGCTAGAGTTATAGTTTAAGCTTTGCTGCTCTTTGGGGTATCAATGCTTTTTCTTAAAAGGTCATTCCTTTAAAGGAAGAGATAAAGTGATATTTCTTCTATCATCTTGAGCTTCTTGACCCTTTAACTGGGAGAATGGTAATTTTGAATTAACTTCCCTGGCCTTGGAAGATTTGAGAAGATTTGAGGCTGTCATATATCATACTGAGGTGTGTTCTAGAGGAGGTGGGATACTGTCAGCCCCTCATGTGTACTCTCACATCTTATAGTCTTTGAGGCAGAGAGAAAAGTGAGTGTATTCACAAGAAAGTGAgaggctgtgctccagcctccGTTTGCTGCGAGGTGGTGTAAAGTGACAAGCTGTCAGGAGGGCAGCATTGGAAGCTGGgttctccccatcatgtgcaGTAACAACCCCAGATGTCTCTCTCTCCCAGTGAATATTGTTCTGTTCAAAGTGAAACATCTTTTACAAGAGGAAGTGAGAGTGTCGTTTCTGTTCTTACCTCAGTTTAAGTGATAATCCACTGAGTAAGCCATTCAGGAGAGACTGTTTAAAATCTTCAAGGATATTTTCATTACAGAATTATTAAGGAGTTTGCCTGGTTTATGAGGTTTTTTCTTGCAGTTTAACTGTTGATTGAGCTCTGAAAATGCCCATGGCTGGACCTCTATGTGATATAGATAAGGTAGAGCCTATGTTGTGAATTCTAGTTTGAGACAGGCATTGCACTGTTCACTGCCATCAGTGCTGCAGCACTTCTGGACATACACAGGAGCAGATGTATGTGATGGGATACCTCTGATATTTTAACTATATAGTAAGACAGCTTCACTGATCCACAGAGGAGATGAGTGGATGTTTTCAGGTGTGGTTTATAGGAGCTATTTTGGAAGTTTAGCTTCcaaaaggagtgaaagaaaCACCCTGGAAAAGCCAGTGGATCCACTGATGAAGAAGTAAACCTGGAGTGTTGAGATACATCTTCCCAGTCAGTCAATTTAATCTCATTTAATATGGGAAACTTAACTACTTATGAGCCTTAGGGTCAAATGCAGATCAGGGGGACTTTAGGGCTCTACCTTTTGACTTTCTAAAGTGTTTGAGTCTCCCTGCAGtcttttttggtttctttcttgtGATTGCTGGTGGTAACTCCCCTGTAGGAAAGATTGTGCATTTTGGAATGTAATTCACTACCTCTAATGCTGCTTTGTAGACAAGAGGTGCTGAATACTTAGACTCTTAACCACGGTGTGGGTTTTCCCTTGCCTCAGTTTGCTCCAATTTGTCTGAAGGAACTACACCACTCTGCTTCTGAGAGCATCTACACTGAGATTTAGCATTGTTCAATAGAATGCATTATCGTTCTACCTTAGTCTTTGATTTCTCGGGTTCCAGTGTAGACAAGACTTTACAAAGTCACTTCTAAAACTACCCAAGCATGATTCTTTTTAAGTTCTGGTAATTGTTCCATTTCTCTTATATCAAATTTAGAAATCCAGAAGGCATTGCATAGGCagagttgctttgctgtctgtTTTACTAGAGTGTAAtgaggggtgatgggatgaagctggaacacaaaaagttccacttaaacataagaaaaaactattttagtgtgaggatgagggagccctggcccaggttgcccagggagggtgtggaggctccttccttggaggtcttcaatacccacttggacacattcctgtgtgacctgatctaggtgaacctgcttctgcaggggggttggattagatgatctgtacaggtcccttccaaccctaccattttatgattctgtgatttataagACTAAatagaaagtaagaaagaagcCTAAGGACTCAAGAAGGCTGACTTTGCAGCCTGCTGATTTGGGCAAGTTGGAAACCTTGGAAGGTGGTGCCTACTGCCCATCTGATTCCAGTTTTTGTTCAGGGATTAAACTAGTGTGAAATGCACTAACAACCCTGTAGATGCAGGTGGAAGCTGGGACTTTAGGTAGTCTCTTCCCCACACAACAGCATCTTGGTTATTGCCATGCCCCACATTCTGGCCTCAGAaagcttttgctgcttctgacaCTGTTCTGTGGCTCCCAGGTAAGTGATGGGAGAGGTAATCACACCTCACTTTGCCTCTTCAGCAGCACGCACTAACCATCAGGCTGAGAGGTGAGTCCTTTTCCACGTGGCCATGTTTTAAAGGAGAGGAGTTCTTTTTACTTGGGTTCCCATCTTCCTCCGAATGACATGGGAATGTAGTATTTCAGAAAGGTGCAGTGAAGCCAGGACTTCAGCAGGAAGGTGTCAGTCCTGCTGAGCATTTCTGCTGaggtgctctgtgctgctgctttcctgtagcatGGATGACTTGAGATAGCCCACAGAGGTGTCTGACTCTCCTCTCATGGTGCAGAGGATGTAAGTCCCTATCTCTGACCCTTTCAGTAGGAGTCTGCAGTTCTGATGCCTCTCTGGTCCTTAACCCCTCTTCCTTATCTTGCAGCAGGAGTTCTTTTAACTAAAACTAAGAGTCTCCTATTAACTAaaagagtctccttccttggaggtcttcaagacccacctggacacgttcctatgcgacttcatctaggttgacctgcttctgcaggggagttggactagatgatctctaaagatcccttccaaccctaccattctatgattctaaaacaGACCTTCAAGGACAGGGAAaaatttcaaaagcattttataCTTGAAATTTTTTAAGAGGTGCTTTTGTTAGGACAGTAACTAATTAGTGTGAAGAGAAGGCTGGGCTATATGACAGCAGGAATTCTTTGGGACTTGATTCTTTATGAGAGGCTGATTCCACTTACATAAAACTTCATTAGTGCCATTGTCAAGGTGAGCCTAGGTATAGGTAGAAAGAATCTCAAACTTAAGGGTTACTAAGTAAGGGCCCATTCAAGAGCATTACTAACCTTTGTAATTCATCTTAGATCAACATTTGTGGTATTTGATTGTGGAGGGCTGGCTTTTGTAATCCACTTTCTCAGAGGAATTCATTATCTGAAAACCTGTGACTAATGAAagatgttttgttcttttgaagTTCTAGATAATTTCCATGAAGGTTACTATTACTAAGCAACAGGTTCTGTGGAGTGTCTCCCAAGGGGCTGAAACTACAGTATGtacaaaagtaaaacaaaacacagtgaaGAAGAGATGAAATATTATCCCCAGACAGACCACAAAGAGCACCACATACAGGGCCTgatttggagtctccttccttgaaaaCTGTTGTTTGACCAGTGGAAAAACTCCCATGGTTGCAAAAGGTCAGCATAAACCACCTCCTGTGAAAGTAAAGCAAGTTTCAGCCTCTGCTCAATGTAGAGATACACCACAGCATGactaagggaaagaaaaagagaagcccCAAATATAAGTCAGCAATTACCTGTAATATATGTCAGCCACATTAAATAAGAATGGTTATTTATAGTTGTGAGGACAGTATGAAATACAGAAGTGTTTTCTTAAGTCACAAAAGATGGTACTGCTTTTCTATGCAGCTTTGTGTCAGAGTAGAAGTGTGTATTTGCAGTTTGCTTAAGTAAAAGAACACACCTTGATATCCAGCTTTGTGGGGATAGAGGTTTCACTCTCTCCTCTCACTTGAGCTTTATCCATTGGCTTTGCTAAATACAGGGTACAAATGGAggataaaagggaaaaagaaaccaccaACAAACTCACAATCACAGAGTTGCAGagtgggctggaagggacctttagagatcatccagtagAACCCTCCAgctcaagcaggtcccacctagatcaggtcgcacaggaacgtgtccaggcaggtttgaaaacttccagagaaggagactgaagTGGAACTTCAATAGTTTATCCAGTTCTGCTGAATtacatttttgttgtttcttaaagggaaaaacaaaaggagagaaagtttTTCCTCGTGTTCAAgtagaacttcctgtgttccagtttgtacccattacctcttgtcctgtcattggatgCTACAGAGAAAAGACTTGCCCCATCCCCTAAACACCCGCCCTTTAGGTGTTTATCAGCATTGATCAGATctttgggcagctttccagcccctctacCCCAAGCCTGCATGTAGGATCTCAGGCATGACTCTCAGATCAGTACAGGACAGGAGCCATACTGTTTAACAGTTTAGATATAGGTTTATATTTTAAAGAGGGGACCTTAAGTGAATGAATATGTACTGAGCCATGTCATATGATCTGAGATAAATCCCTggcttgtttcattttcttgtttcattcTTGATTTAAACAGGGACCAACTAGGACAAGTTCTCACCTGCCAGCCCTTGAAAAGGAGGGAATCATTAGAATTTTTTGCCTGTTTACTGATCTGTTTGCAGCTTATCCATCATCATTTGGAGATATGATGTGCAGAAatgatgctttttaaaacaaaaacctgtACATAGTATAGCTGTTTTTCCCAAAGGAATCACAGGGCATTTGAAAGCCACCTTTTCTCTAAGTTATATATTGCCTGTCATATGATTTAATACAAAACTATAAATACAAAAGTATGTGTTTAGAAGGGGTGGCTTACAAATATGATTAGAAAAGATACTCATCTTACTTATGTCTTTAAATTATTCATTCCAGATTattctccagcacctcaataaATTTCTGTAGGCAACTTGGTGTTACATGAAAAACATCTTAGAAATGTTTCCAGTCTTTAGAATTTGTTAGTCTCTCTTTCTCATATCTTCACATTCAAGGCTGGCCCAGTTTCACTACAGAGGGGCAATGTGTGCTGTAGTTGTTGCAATTGTAAATGTGACATAAATCCCTTCATTTCAATCCAGTTGCTCACAAGAAGCTTGATACTGCAGTCCTGCAGCATTTGGCTGTAACAGATCAGAACAGAACACATCtctgaaggagaaagagatTAGATTAAAATGCTACTTAAAATGATTATGAAAATTGCATGATTTCTGTCTGTTGGAATAAGTGCTCTCATTTTGAAGTCTGGAGTAGAAGCAAGTTCTGTGTGTTCACTTTGAGAGCAGGTCGGTGTTAGTTCTTTTCAGAGCTTGTGCAGAGAGCAGTATTAAAGGCACGAAACTCTCCAGAATGAAATGGTTTTTTGGATGGGTGTACTTTTGAGAAGGATTTATCATGTGTGTATGTAAACTCACATGTTGTCACCATTACCATCATCATGATCATCCATGTATGCCTATAGACCTGTCCACACAAAACTCCACataaaggctgtgctgccattcagcgggatctcgaccggctgcagagttgggcacagaggaacctcctgaggttcaacaagaacaagtgcagagtcctacagctggggaggaacaaccccatgcaccaggacaggctgtggttgacctgctggagagcagctctgcagagagagacctgggagtcctggttgataataagctaagtatgggccagcaacgtgccctcgtggccaagaagccaatggcagcctgggatgcatcaagaagagtgtggccagcaggtcaagggaggttctgctccccctctcctctgccctgctgaggcctcatgtggagtcctgtgtccatttctgggctcctcagctcaagagggacagggaactgctggagagaggccagcacagggccaccaagatgatcaggggactggagcatcttcctgatgaggaaaggctgcaggacctggggctgtttagtctggagaagaggagactgaggggag from the Colius striatus isolate bColStr4 chromosome 2, bColStr4.1.hap1, whole genome shotgun sequence genome contains:
- the GPR63 gene encoding probable G-protein coupled receptor 63 is translated as MVFSAMLTLAHSGTSNATFIVYENAYTNFTTPQVMLRSGTTQPLRYSSGAVLTTERSTYLVNATAVLPSQEVFRSLSLPLQIILSAAMIFILLVSFFGNFVVCLMVYQKAAMRSAINILLASLAFADMLLAVLNMPFALITIITTQWIFGDIFCRVSAMFFWLFVIEGVAILLIISIDRFLIIVQRQDKLNPYRAKVLIVISWATSFVVAFPLSVGNPNLQIPSRAPQCVFGYSTSPGYRAYVIVILLISFFIPFLMMLYSFMGILNTVRHNAVRIHSHPDSICLSQASKLGLMSLQRPFQINIDMSFKTRAFTTILILFLVFIVCWAPFTTYSLIATFNSHFYYKHNFFEISTWLLWLCYLKSALNPLIYYWRIKKFHDACLDLMPKYFKFLPQLPGHRKRRIRPSAIYVCGEHRSVV